The genomic window GTCGAGCCGCACCAGCATGCCGCCGGAAGCCGCGCTGTTGGTTTCGATGGAATAGCCATCGAGCGCCATGGCCTCGGCTTCGGATAAAAACTGCTCCACCAGGGTGAAGGTCATTTCATCGACGCGGCCATATTCCGCTCCCCCCCGGATTGCGGTCAGCTCAACCATCGAGTTTGTCTGCATTTCGACCGCCGCAGTACGATGGCTGGTCAAGGACGAGAGGTCTACGCCAGCGGTACCGAACATGCCGTCCGCGAGCCAGGAATCAACCAGAACACCATCAATCCGGAGCTCATAGGTGCCCACGCCGTCGGTTTCATCGAAATATGCCGTATCGATATAGTATTCGCCGGCATCCCCCGTAAATACCTGGGTGGCCGTTCCGGTTGCGCCCAATCCGCCAGCCACCTGGATGTAGTGGCTGTTGGCGGCAATGTCATTACTGACCACGCTGTACGCCGAGAGCGCCATATGTTCGGCCTGATAATTGAAGGTGGTTACCTTCGAAATGAAGAGATAATCGACATCCAGTTCGGCCGTCTCCTCGGAATCGCGCAGCTCGATGGCATTGATTCCTTCGGTCACGGTTGCAACAACATTGGTTTCGATCCACGACTTCGACGTCGTAGAGATCACGCCGACCTTTGCATCGTTGACGTAGACGCCCATCGACCGCTCGCCGCTGGGCACTTTAATGCTGAACGCCAGTTCCTTTTCGCCGGCAAGCAGATCGATATTCCAGGTCAGGTTAAAGCCGCCATTGCCGTCCACATAGGAACCCCCGGATGCATTGGCATCGGCCTTGATGCCGCCGGAGGCGATGACGGAATCTTCCGCCTCGAAAAGGCCGCCCGGAACGGACGCTTCCACCGAAGCGGCAAACAGCATCGCCGCGGAAACCAGTACCGCGCCCAACTTGCTTGGCACGCTACGTAGCGCGGATATCCGATCCGCGTACTCTGCGTTCGGAAACTCGCATCGGACATGCGAGCTACTCTTTGCATTCGTGCTAATCATCATAAACCCTTGGCCTAAAGATTGTCGTTCGTTTTGAGCACATAGACATCGCCGAGCACAATGAACTGCGTCTCTATTGTTGGAGATGAGCTGCTGTTGACCGTCACGGTATTCGAACCGCCGGAGACCGAAAAGGCGGCATTGACCACCGGCAGATCGCTGATCAGATTCCAGTTGTTGTCATAAAGCCGGGCTGTTGAGCCGCCGTAATATTCCAGATACTGCCCCGGAGCCACCGTGCCCGTGACGGACAGGCTGCCGCCACTGCCGAGCGAAATGGTCGGGTTGACAAGCGACACCGACCCCTCGTGATCGACACGGATCACAAAATTAAGCCCCTGGGAGGCGTTCGGATTATTCAGGGTCAGCGAGTCGCCGGCCGCGATGATCTGCTTGCGGGGCCGGGAACCTTTTTCCTGTTCGATCGTAAACGGAGCGTCCGTTCCGTCCGAGCGCCCCATCACATGATGCGGCGTCCAGATATATTGGGCGAGGGTATTGGTGCCGAGCACCAGCACATCCTCGGTTTCGTTATGATTGCTCCCAGGGGTTCGGGGCGTAACAGCCGCAACATAGGCGACATCGTCGTCGTGCAACACGGGCGCCAGCTTGATCCAGTCGCCGAACAGACTGTTCATTTCATCGAACTGGCCGTGTCCGGTCATGTCGGCAACCGTAATGCCCCGCCCGCTCATCGGCACCGAAAAGAAGGCGCGGCGCCCGTTCACCATGATGCTTTCCTGCACATGGAAATGGGTGTCCAGCCGGCTTGTCGCCAAATACGCGCTATGGGCTTCATCCCGCCGAATGTCGATGTTCAGCGCAAAGTAGCTCAGCGAAAGGTCGTCGCGGATGCCGCTGAAATCCTGCTCAAAGTTGGCTGCGATGCTTCGGCCGACTCGCGAGGACGAGGCCGGAACCGTCATTTGGCTGTAGTAGAAGTCGAACAGATCCCGCACCGCCCATGGATAGACCCCATGGATCTCCGGCCCGTCAAAATGCATATGACCCAGTTCAAGGTTGTTTGCAAACCGGGTATATTCCAGCACCATCTCTTCCATCAGGCTGTTGGTCTGCCCCAGGTCATATTCCGGAATGTAGTTCTGGCCATAGGAGCAGTACAGCCCAGCGACTTCAGATCCGGCGGTATGTGAAAACGCATCCGTTCCTTCAAAACCGCGCGAGCAATTTTCGAGCACCCAGACCTCCTCTTCCGTTCGGCTAACCCGCCCAACTCTGACAATCTCTTCGCCTATCCGGAAATAGTTATGGTAACAAACCGAATGAACATGGGCGATTGAGTTGCCAAGCAAAGGCGGCTTCGTTGCCGCATCCGGACGGAACAGCAGGCGGGTTTCCGACGTGCCGACCGACTCTTCCAGCGTCCCCCCGCCCCAGCTCGCCAACCGCCGGTCGACGGTACCGACAACATAGTCGGGATCATGTTTTCCGATTCCGAAACTCACCATGTGCAACCGCAGCTTCACGCCCTGATCCGCCAGATAATCAGCATAGGCTTTCAGATCGCTCTCGCCGTTGGGGAAGACATTCGTATTTACATGGGTCTGCCCGTTATACTTCGGCCAATATTCCCCGCGCCAGGTTTGGCAATGCAGATAAACCCGTTTGGCCTTGTTCGGAAAAACAATGGCATCGGTCAGGGCATACAGTTCCGCCTCCGAGGAGGCCTCCAGGATCACCTCGTTGAGATCCACGATATTCGTCCGGTAGTGCTCCACCCAGTTGAGTACATCGGCTTCCGTCCACGTGGCCTGCCCGGCGGGATGCGGCAAATCCTCGTTCGCCCAGACCGATGCCAGGCAGGCATCCAGCGCCGCGCCGTCGAGCGCGCCGTCGTAGAGCGCCACACCGCCGCGTTTGCCGTCGTTGGTCTGCCCCCACAGATAGTGCCAGCGGTTATAGACCGTCTGGGTTCCGGTCGAATAAATCACATCATCCAGGTCCTTGAAACCAAGCGTATCCTGCACCCGCAGCTTTAAATAGACGCCATAAGCCTGGAGATCGTCATCCGCAATCCCCTCCACATCGATCAGGTGGATGGAAAGGTGCCGGGCATATTCATCGATCCGGAACGTAAACCGCGGCAGACCGCCCGACTCCGAAACCGCAACCGTATCACCCGCAGTCACCGCATGACCGAGCTGGGTATCAATACGATCCTCGCCATCGAAATAAACCATGTGGAAGCCGTCTGAAGAGAGCGGCAGGAGCAGGCTGGCATCGTTGAGCACCAGCGAAGTCGGCTTGCCCGAAGCATTGAACGTCAACTCCGATGCCCCCAGGCAGGACAAGGCCATCAATCCTGTGAGAATCAGCAGTTGAATGGTGAAAGTTTTTCTCGAACGCACGTTGGACCCCTCTTTTCCTTGTGATTGTCAGCAAGCTATTCGACATATATTGACGAATAAAGATAGCATTTGTTCAATCCGTTATAATCCTTCGTTTGGAGGATAACGCCGCCCCACCGATTCCGAACATGAAATCCCGCATCCTCCTCCAAACGTAGGATATGCACACTTTCCTTTCCGGCTATTTTGGAGATCGTCTAAATGCGGCGTTGAGCTTCGCAGTGTACTCAAGGCTCGGGGAGCACGTCATAATCAGGGAAAACATAACACGAGGAGACCGTTATGAATAAATTACGCGAACTGAAACACATCCTGCGCACTGGCGCATGGAGCACCGTCCTGGCCTTTGGCCTGACGGCACACGCCATTGATGTATACCAAACATCGAGCATGGGCGTAAATAAACATTGGAATATGACCAACTACTGGGACAACGCCGAAACTCCATCTTCCGGAAACGATTATTTCAACGCCACCGGCGGCGACACCCGCACACCGGTCAACGGTGTTGAACCTTCCCCAATCTTTCTCGGCGATTCACTAACAATGACCAACGGCTCCCGTCTTCAGCTGAAGCATAGCGGAGCTGCGACAGTGAACCTGATCCTGCAGGATGGAAGCCGGATCAACAACGGAGGCGGCAGCGGACAATTGGATGGCACCCTCACCGGCTCAGGCGACATCAACATTGATACCACATCCAATAACAACCGACCGATTACCATCGGATCGCTGCTGAAATCAGATAACACCTTCTCTGAGTTCGAAATTACCGGCTCCTACGCAAACAACGTGACGTTTACAAACGCGGCCAATACGTTCACCGGCGTCTTTACGGTTGTAAACGGAGGATTCCTCAAGGGTGCAGGACTTGGACAGGCTTCAGGCTTCAGCATCGGCAGCAATAGCGGCCTCGACTTTGATGCCGACTTCGTCAACACCAATGCCGACATCACCATTACCCCCGGCGGCCTGTTTATTCTCGACCAGGATGTGGAGGTCTACTCGGCCAGCATCTGGGGCATCGTCCTCACGAACGGCACCTACACCGGCGCGCAACTCAAAGCCGATGGCACATTCGGGCTGGCATTTGCCGGCTCTTCCGATACCAGCACCCTGAAGGTGCACTACACCCCGCCGGTGATCGTGGGCGACACCATCTACCAGACCGGAACCATGGGCGTCTCCGACGACTGGAACAGCTCCAACAAATGGGATAACGGCCTGGCCCCCATCTTCAGCAACGACTATGTCAATGCCGGCACGGGCTGGGACACCCGCACGCCGGCCTCCGGCAGCGAAACCTTCGGCGGCAATTCCCTGACCATGACCAATGGCGCACTGCTGGCCATTAAAAACAACGGCCCCTGGACGGTCAACAATCTCAATATATGGGCGGGAAGCGGGATCCGGCTCGCCGGTGGCTACGGCTCATCGCTGGGCGGCTCACTGAACCTTCTGGGAACCGGGTCGATTGATTTCAATGCAGGGAGCTTTGGTAGAATCTGCACGATTTCTTCACTGATCAGCGCCGATGCAACCGTCTCCAACATTGTGGTAAGCATTGGAGAAACCGTACCGACCAATACCGCACATGCCACGCAGGCAGGTTTCATCGTGAACAGTGTTCTCAATGAATTCGACGGACGTTGGATGGTTGAGTCGGGCCTGCTGAAAGGTGAAAACTTCGGCACCGGCAGCTTCCTCGTTACTGACTTCGGTTATCTGGACTTCGATGCCGACTACAGCAACACCGGCGCCGAGCTCACCATCGAGGCCAACCCGACCAACTCTACGCAGAGCGGCATGATCCTGCTCGACCAGAACGTGATCGTCGGCTCCGCCACCATCTGGGGCGAAAGCCTTGCGGACGGCCTCTATTTCGGCGTCGACCTGAAAGCCCACCCGGTCTACGGCGGTGCGTTCGACCCGGCCTCGTCCGATGGTGCCTACCTGCTGGTTGGCTCGACCGCCACAGCCCCCGTCACGCAGATCCTGGATATCGGCTCCGGTGATGCAGAAGGCTGGCTCAACACCAATGTGTGGTCGGACAGTCTGGCTCCTTCGCCCGACAAAGACTATATCAACAACACCTCCGGCATGGCCACCCGTCCGCCGCAGTCATCGGTAGAATCGAGCCCGGTCTTCCTCGGCAGGTCGCTGACGATCGCAGACGGCGCCAAATTCACGACCAAATTCAGCGGCACAGCCACGGTATCCAACTTCAACATGTTTGCCGGTTGCGCTCTTACCTTGGTGAGCGGAACCGCATTGGATGGCAACCTAAACCTGAAAGGCTCCGGAGCCATCAACCTGACTGCCAGCGGCAACAGCCGCAAGCTGACGGTGGAGTCGCTCGTGACTGCCGGCAAAGACATCGACTCGATGGTGCTGACCGTAGCAACGGGTTGGGATACCAACACCGTCGAAAACACCGGCTTCACCTTCAACAACACCAACAACACCTTCACGGGCGTCTGGGATGTTGAGCAAGGAATGTTGCGCGGTGGCGGCCTTGGCCAGAGCAGCTTCGTGATCGGTGAAGAAGGCTATCTCTATCTCGATACGGACTTCTACAACACCAACGGCACCCTGACCATCGAAGCCAACCCGACCAACTCCGCGGTGGGCGGACTGATCCGGCTGGCCCTGGGCAAAAGCATGACGGTCGCCGCTGCCACCCTCTGGGGCGTGGAACTGGCCGACGGCACCTATACCGCCGCCGAGCTCATGGCTCACCCAACCTATGGCGCGGCGATCCATAGCTTGAGCACCGGCTCCCTCACCGTCCAGTCGCCCGCGAAAATTGTTCCGGAGATCGATTATGTCGAATTCGGGATGAGCGGCTCCGACCTGCTCATCGGCTGGGTGGCAACCAACTATGCCACCTACACCGTCCAGGCCGATGCCGATCTCGTCAACCCGCCGGAATGGGATATTACCGTAACCAACATCACGGGCGTCGATGGACAGATCATCATCACCAACGACACCTCGGTGGTGCCAAGCCTGTTCTATCGGGTGATCGGCAACTAAGACGGCGTTTATCCCTTAACACGTTTTAGGAAAAGTCCTCGTCCGCCGGGCGGGGGCTTTTTTATTCACCAGCGCCATATCGACTCGAAAACCATTCATGGTATAAACAATGGATATGTTACGAACTACAGCCATCTGCGCCGGCATTGCTGCCGGGGTTGCCCTGACCGCCGGCATTGTCCAAGCAACGGACAGGGCCGGCAGCGAGGCCAGGCTGCGCTATGGTGTGCAGAAACAATCCCTGACCCGACTCGAACAACGCCTTGCGGCGATCGACGCGGAAATCGGGCAGCTCGCCCACTACAGCCTGCGCGGGGGCGTGGGCCCCGTGGGATACCGCTCGCTCAACCATAAAGAGAAGCATCCGGGCAACGCGGAATGGATCCAGATCGAACTGGGCGAAGAAACGCCCATCGACCAAATCGTGCTCGTACCCTCCATTTGGCGCGACACCAAATCGGGTTTCCGGGCGGATGGCTTTCCTCTGGGGTTCCAAATCCTTGCGGGAACGGGGGCCGACACCAACGGCACCGTAATCGCCACCTACAGCGAAGCAGACCGCTTGCTTCCCCGCATTGCGCCGTTGCTGGTGCCGTGCCGCACCAAGGCCTCCTGGATCCGTGTGGAGGCACACGAGCTTTCGCCCCGCGCATGGGATGGCCAATACAACCTCCAGCTGGCCGAAATCCTGGTGTTCCACGGGCAAGAAAACGTGGCGCTGCACCAAACCGTGAAAACGTCTTCCCATGGCCGGGGAGAAGGCAACTCCAGAAAAGCACGGTTCGCGGTGGATGGTTTCCTGCCGTATCTCATGGACGCCTACCAGGGGGAACAAAGCATCGCCTATGTGAGCAAGCTGGGTATTGGCGATCACCCCATCCTAACCGTCGACCTGGGGCAGCCGTTCCCGCTCAACCGGATTCACCTGCATGCCACCGACCTGAGCGATACCATCCCCCACTCCACCCCCGCCGATTTCGGCATTCCGAATAAGCTCACGGTGGAAGGCGCCAACCTGGCGGACTTTTCGGATGCCGTGCCGTTGCTGGAATACCAGCAGAATTCCGTATTCGACGTGGGGCCGATCATCACATGGCGCTTCCCGGAAAAAGTCTTCCGCCATGTCCGGCTGGTTGTCGACGAGCCCTATACCGGCAGCGAACCCCTCTCCCGCGGGTCGCAGATCGGATTCGCCGAGATCGAACTCTTCTCCAACGGACGGAATGTGGCGCGCGGAAAACAATTCACGGCCAACTTCGAGCCCAGCACGCGCGAGCGCCGTATCGCGGCGCTGACCGACGGCATGAACCTCTATGGGAAAATTCTTCCGACACGCGACTGGCTCGAAGAACTCGCGCGCCGCCACGACCTCGAAGCCGAGCGGCCCATTATCGCGGAAGAATTGAGCCGGCGCTATGCCCAACAGAAAATCAACCTCCACCGCATGGGGTGGCTAGCCGTGCTGCTGGCGGCGGGCATCGTCTGCGTGGTCGTGGTCGACCGCATGATCCGTCAACGGGCCATCTACCGCACCCGCGAACGCATCGCGGCCGACCTGCACGACGAGCTCGGGGCCAACCTGCATGCCATCGGGCTTCTTGGAGGCATCGCCGAATCATCCGTGGATGAGCGCGACGACCTGATCGAAACCGTCCGCCGCATCCGCGCCCTCACCCAGCGCACCGGGGCCGCAACGCGCCTCTGCACCAACATGCTCGAAGCCAACGGCCTCTGCGAAGATCTCGTCGAAGAGATGAAACGGGCCTCCTACCGCCTGCTGGCCGACCTCGAACACCATATTTCCATCGAGGGCGGCGAGCTGCTCGCCCAGATGAAACCGCGCAGGCGCATCGACCTCTTCCTCTTCTACAAGGAATGCCTGACCAACATTATCCGCCACTCCGGTGCGACCCAGGCCACCACACAACTGACGGTCACGGAAAAGCGGATCAAACTGACGATCTGCGACAACGGCCGGGGCATCGACGATATCAACACGAACAAAATCCCGCCATCGCTGAAACGCCGCGCCCGCCTGCTGGGCGCCCAGGTTTCGGCCGAACGCCTTGAACCGGGCGGAACCTGCATCCATCTGAACCTGAAACGGCGGAACTGGATTCCGTTCCCCAAAAACCATTCCTGAGGGACTCCTTATGCAAAAAACAAAAATCATGCTCGTTGAAGACAACGCCGAATACCGCGAAGTCATCAAGTTTGCGCTCAAGCGCTACGACACCATTGAACTCTGCGCACAGTTCGGCACGGCCGAGATTGCCCTGCGCAGCTTCCAGGACATGGCGCAGCGCACGGTGCCCGATGTTGTGTTGCTCGACCTCCGCCTGCCCGGCATGGATGGTCTCGAAGCCCTGCCCCATTTCCGGAAAACCGCGCCCGATGCCAAGGTTGTCATCCTGACCCAGTCCGACAACGAAGCCGATGTGCTCCGCGCCATTTCGCAGGGCGCTTCCGGCTACCTGCTCAAAAGCTGTTCCATGGAAGAGATTGCCGACGGCATCCGGACGGTGATGGAAGGCGGTGCCTCGCTGGATGCGAACGTCGCCAAGTTTATCCTGAATACATTGCAGGCTTGGTTGCCCCGCAACGAGATCGAGGTGGTTCTCACGGAACGGGAACTCGATACCCTGACCCTTCTGAGCGAAGGTCTGGTGAAGAAGGAAATCGCCGACCGGCTCAACATCAGCGTCACAACGGTCGCCACCCATGTGGCCCACATCTACGAAAAGTTCGAAGTGCAGAATGCCCCGGCCGCCATTGCCAAGGCCTTCAAGCTAGGCATCCTGCCCACCTAGTGCGATGAAAAGTATAAAGCTACGTCAATTTTACCAGAGAACTCAGAGGCTCAGAGGATTAGGATGCTCTGTGTCTCCGAGCTCTCTGTGGTAAAAAAATCCGTGTCTTCGGTGTTCATCAGTGGTTCATGTACGTTTCTGGGCTAACGGCCGGAGGCCGAGCTTTGGATCGCCTCCAATCCGGAAAGCGTCTTGTAGCTTCCGTTGGCAATGGCGGTCAGCTTCTTGAACCGGTCCTGATCCTTCTCGCTGATGTGGTCCTTGCGCACGAAATGGATCACGTTGATGGAAAACTTTTCCTTCTTCTGGCTCCGTTTTCCGAGACCGCTGGTCGTCGGAACATTGGATTTGTTGGCCTCCCGATGGCTGGACAGCCCTTCCAGCATCTCCTTCGGCGTGTACCAATACCGCTCCGGCTGCGGGGGATGTTCGGCGCCGGGAAAATAGGCGCTAACGAGCGACCAACCAATGAGCACGCGGGGGGGTTCCCCTTTTTTCCGGCGTTCCTCGTTCTCTTCCTTGAGCTTTTGCTTGGCTTGCTCCTGGAGATCCCTCCACTTGGCCATTTTCGACTCGCTCCACTGCTTGGCGTCCGCCGTTTCGTGGAACTGCCAGCCCCAGCCCTGCGTCAGGATGAACACCGTATCCGCCTGCTGCTCCATCGCCAGCATGGCGGGGGTCGACCAATGGCGGGTGTGCTGAAGCGGCGCGACGGTATATTCCCTGGGCAGGCGGGTGCCCCCGGAACCCAGCGTATGGTTGCCATAGTCCTTATCGCCCATCCCTTTTTTAACGGCGTTGAGCGACCGGATCCATTCATCCACCGCGCCCACGTTCACCGAATTGGCCGGAACCATCTTCGGAAAACGGGAAACGGCCGATCCATTGTCGAAGACCGCAATATTGAACAGCACGGTCGGGC from Pontiella desulfatans includes these protein-coding regions:
- a CDS encoding histidine kinase; the encoded protein is MDMLRTTAICAGIAAGVALTAGIVQATDRAGSEARLRYGVQKQSLTRLEQRLAAIDAEIGQLAHYSLRGGVGPVGYRSLNHKEKHPGNAEWIQIELGEETPIDQIVLVPSIWRDTKSGFRADGFPLGFQILAGTGADTNGTVIATYSEADRLLPRIAPLLVPCRTKASWIRVEAHELSPRAWDGQYNLQLAEILVFHGQENVALHQTVKTSSHGRGEGNSRKARFAVDGFLPYLMDAYQGEQSIAYVSKLGIGDHPILTVDLGQPFPLNRIHLHATDLSDTIPHSTPADFGIPNKLTVEGANLADFSDAVPLLEYQQNSVFDVGPIITWRFPEKVFRHVRLVVDEPYTGSEPLSRGSQIGFAEIELFSNGRNVARGKQFTANFEPSTRERRIAALTDGMNLYGKILPTRDWLEELARRHDLEAERPIIAEELSRRYAQQKINLHRMGWLAVLLAAGIVCVVVVDRMIRQRAIYRTRERIAADLHDELGANLHAIGLLGGIAESSVDERDDLIETVRRIRALTQRTGAATRLCTNMLEANGLCEDLVEEMKRASYRLLADLEHHISIEGGELLAQMKPRRRIDLFLFYKECLTNIIRHSGATQATTQLTVTEKRIKLTICDNGRGIDDINTNKIPPSLKRRARLLGAQVSAERLEPGGTCIHLNLKRRNWIPFPKNHS
- a CDS encoding response regulator transcription factor; this translates as MQKTKIMLVEDNAEYREVIKFALKRYDTIELCAQFGTAEIALRSFQDMAQRTVPDVVLLDLRLPGMDGLEALPHFRKTAPDAKVVILTQSDNEADVLRAISQGASGYLLKSCSMEEIADGIRTVMEGGASLDANVAKFILNTLQAWLPRNEIEVVLTERELDTLTLLSEGLVKKEIADRLNISVTTVATHVAHIYEKFEVQNAPAAIAKAFKLGILPT
- a CDS encoding vWA domain-containing protein, whose amino-acid sequence is MSGSQKKRFFAQHAKSSAALVSLGIHAILLVVALSFVAVTVITKEEQKFETKNVNRPRMPMKKLQVPVNIKKKKTQKPKLRKRIVVQPKLNQNMPDIKMPEITGVKGGIGGGVGDGLGGGGGVGFSMPEIEIFGVKSKGEKIFVILDSTAWMMYDEIGGIPAYTVIKEELVNILGGLSPTVLFNIAVFDNGSAVSRFPKMVPANSVNVGAVDEWIRSLNAVKKGMGDKDYGNHTLGSGGTRLPREYTVAPLQHTRHWSTPAMLAMEQQADTVFILTQGWGWQFHETADAKQWSESKMAKWRDLQEQAKQKLKEENEERRKKGEPPRVLIGWSLVSAYFPGAEHPPQPERYWYTPKEMLEGLSSHREANKSNVPTTSGLGKRSQKKEKFSINVIHFVRKDHISEKDQDRFKKLTAIANGSYKTLSGLEAIQSSASGR